A single window of Methylobacterium nodulans ORS 2060 DNA harbors:
- a CDS encoding DUF2794 domain-containing protein — MSEGETAGSRISGAEARVIPFPRSAPPPPVSFHRHELREILNLYGRMVAAGEWRDYTMDFTREKAVFAIHRRTSERPLYRIEKDPRLARRQGAYAVVAETGRILKRGHDLAQVLRVLEKPLRVVS, encoded by the coding sequence ATGAGCGAGGGAGAGACGGCGGGCAGTCGGATATCGGGCGCGGAGGCCCGGGTCATTCCCTTTCCTCGATCCGCGCCCCCGCCGCCGGTATCGTTCCATCGCCACGAGCTGCGCGAGATCCTGAATCTCTATGGCCGCATGGTCGCGGCCGGGGAATGGCGCGACTACACGATGGACTTCACCCGCGAGAAGGCGGTGTTCGCGATCCATCGGCGCACCTCGGAGCGGCCGCTCTACCGGATCGAGAAGGACCCGCGCCTCGCCCGGCGCCAGGGCGCCTATGCGGTCGTGGCGGAGACCGGGCGAATCCTCAAGCGCGGGCACGACCTCGCGCAGGTGCTGCGGGTGCTGGAGAAGCCGCTGCGGGTCGTGTCGTAG
- a CDS encoding peroxidase-related enzyme (This protein belongs to a clade of uncharacterized proteins related to peroxidases such as the alkylhydroperoxidase AhpD.) yields MAGAKTKEKRGDKPEVGEMPRRQEAEGAVMALDLDPAADLPPHLAAYFDKCREKIGFVPNVLLAYAHDTAKLDAFVTFYNDLMLAPSGLSKLEREMIAVAVSSINRCYYCLTAHGAAVRGLSGDPVLGEMMAMNYRAADLSPRHRAMLDFAVALSEAPWTVEEEDREALRDAGFTDRDIWDIAAVASFFNMTNRMASAVDMRPNRSYHGDARALPET; encoded by the coding sequence ATGGCCGGAGCCAAGACCAAGGAGAAGCGGGGCGACAAGCCCGAGGTCGGCGAGATGCCGCGGCGCCAGGAGGCCGAGGGCGCCGTGATGGCGCTCGATCTCGATCCGGCGGCGGATCTGCCGCCTCATCTCGCGGCCTATTTCGACAAGTGCCGCGAGAAGATCGGCTTCGTGCCGAACGTGCTGCTCGCCTACGCGCACGACACCGCGAAGCTCGATGCCTTCGTGACCTTCTACAACGACCTGATGCTGGCGCCCTCCGGCCTGTCGAAGCTGGAGCGCGAGATGATCGCCGTGGCGGTCTCGAGCATCAACCGCTGCTACTACTGCCTGACCGCGCATGGCGCCGCGGTCCGCGGCCTGTCGGGCGACCCGGTGCTCGGCGAGATGATGGCGATGAACTACCGTGCCGCCGACCTGTCGCCGCGCCACCGGGCGATGCTCGACTTCGCGGTGGCGCTGAGCGAGGCGCCCTGGACGGTGGAGGAGGAGGACCGCGAGGCCCTGCGTGACGCCGGCTTCACGGACCGGGACATCTGGGACATTGCCGCGGTGGCGAGCTTCTTCAACATGACGAACCGGATGGCCTCGGCCGTCGACATGCGTCCGAACCGTTCCTATCACGGCGACGCGCGCGCGTTGCCGGAGACCTGA
- a CDS encoding NAD-dependent epimerase/dehydratase family protein: MRCLVTGTAGFIGFHLARRLLAAGHAVVGVDGLTDYYDVALKRARLSALAGPGFANHSFMLEEPGAFAALMGEVKPDIVVHLAAQAGVRYSLENPESYVAANMVGTFQVLEGLRQHPVRHALMASTSSVYGGNPRTPFRETDTVATPLTIYAASKIAGEAMAHAYAHLWRIPTTAFRFFTVYGPWGRPDMALFLFTRKILAGEPVEVFDHGRAVRDFTYIDDLVESIVRLIEVPPGPEPVSPADTLSPVAPFRIVNIGGGAPVTVGAMLDVLEAALGMKATRLLRDLPPGDVSRTEAETRLLEDLIGYVPATPVTVGIPAFVAWYREHYGASPSGAGA; the protein is encoded by the coding sequence ATGCGCTGTCTCGTGACCGGAACGGCCGGTTTCATCGGCTTCCATCTCGCCCGCCGGCTGCTCGCCGCCGGCCACGCCGTCGTGGGCGTCGATGGGCTGACCGACTATTACGACGTGGCGCTGAAGCGGGCGCGGCTGTCGGCGCTCGCGGGCCCGGGCTTTGCCAACCACAGCTTCATGCTGGAGGAGCCCGGGGCCTTCGCGGCCCTAATGGGCGAGGTAAAGCCGGACATCGTCGTGCATCTCGCCGCCCAGGCCGGCGTGCGCTACAGCCTGGAGAATCCCGAGAGCTACGTCGCCGCCAATATGGTCGGCACGTTCCAGGTGCTCGAAGGCCTGCGGCAGCACCCGGTGCGCCACGCCCTCATGGCCTCGACGTCATCGGTCTATGGCGGAAATCCGCGCACGCCCTTCCGCGAGACCGACACCGTGGCGACGCCCCTCACCATCTACGCCGCCTCCAAGATCGCCGGGGAGGCGATGGCGCATGCCTATGCGCATCTCTGGCGGATCCCGACGACGGCCTTCCGGTTCTTCACCGTCTACGGCCCCTGGGGCCGACCGGACATGGCCCTGTTCCTCTTCACGCGGAAGATCCTGGCCGGCGAGCCGGTCGAGGTCTTCGACCACGGGCGCGCGGTCCGCGACTTCACCTATATCGACGACCTCGTCGAGAGCATCGTTCGGCTGATCGAGGTGCCGCCGGGGCCGGAGCCGGTTTCGCCCGCCGATACCCTGAGCCCGGTCGCGCCCTTCCGCATCGTGAATATCGGCGGGGGCGCCCCGGTGACCGTGGGGGCGATGCTGGACGTGCTCGAAGCCGCCCTCGGGATGAAGGCCACGCGCCTGCTGCGGGACCTGCCCCCCGGCGACGTCTCGCGGACGGAGGCCGAGACGCGGCTGCTGGAGGATCTCATCGGCTATGTGCCGGCCACGCCCGTGACGGTCGGCATCCCCGCCTTCGTGGCGTGGTACCGGGAGCATTACGGGGCATCCCCGTCTGGCGCCGGAGCCTGA